In Nitrospirota bacterium, the sequence GCATGGAGAGGGGTATCACCAGGGATGAGGGAAGGACCGCAGACTTCACATCCGGAAGTCATTCGGCAAGCCTCTTACGGCAGATGAAGAGACTCGCGCGCGGCCGCGGGGCATGCACGGAATCGACTTTATCTGCTTGAATAAGAAGGCCCTTTATCTTACCGACACTTGTTGTAAATGCAATTCGTAACCATGTTTCACCTAAAATCACCCAGGTTGCGATAGATCGAAATCCCGACGAAGTCTGGTCGAAACATTAAATCCAACTCTCAATAGGCTACCCTGATTGGGGTCAATTTGTAGATGTTCTCAGGATCACAGAGCCGGCCGCATGCCCGCGCTAAGTTGCAGCCTCACCGTGGCATTGGCCAGGTCGGCGAGGGATTGCAGGTATGATAGATAGACGTCGTCGGCTGTTCGCTGGGCCTCCAGCAGATCTAAAAGCGAAGCAGCTCCCAGGCGATAACCGGTTCGTTTCCCATCCAGCACATTGTCGGCATCGGACAACACATGCTCGGAGTAGCTTGCAACATTTTTTGCGGCTGCCTCGTACTGCGTGTAAGTCGCACGCACATCCGTGTCAGCCTTGAGCAGAATCGAATCCAGTTGAAGCCGGGCCTGTCTTGATGCCGTTCCCGCCTGGATCAATTCGCCGCGCTGCAGCCGCGAGAACGGGATTGGAATAGTTACGGTCAGCCCCAGTGTCTGCGAGCGTTCGGCCGGAGAATTGGTCACGGCGCCGGCGCCGTCATAAACCGGATTCACGCGCGGCGTGTTGATGAGCCCGACGTTGACGACCGGGTCAATCCAACGGTTGGCACGTGTCAGATCCAGGTTGGCCTGTGCGTTTTCCACGGCAGCCTTGGCGACGCGAACGTCGTTGCGGTTTTCCAGAGCTTGCCTTATCAGGTCATCGAGCTCAAATCGAAAAGGCTCCTTTTTGAGTTCGCAATCGACAGCGCCTTCCGGAAAAACTGCGTCAAATCGTTTTCCAAGCAGCCCCGAAAGATTGATGAGCGCGGCGCTTGCATCGGCGCCTGCTGAGGTGACATCAGCCGCGAAGCGATCGGCCTCAACGCGAGACTGGCGAAGCTCCAGCATGCCGATATCACCAACCTTGAAACGGGTCTCGTTCGCATGTACGACAGCCTGAAACGATTGGAGGCTGGACTGCTTACGAGCCAAGGCTTCCTGGGTCCGGCACGCTTCGACAAATGCCGATGCCGAGTCCAGATCAAGCTGGCGCATAAAATCCCCCACGTTGGCCTCCGTCAGTTTAACGTTGCTTTCAGCAGCGCGTATACGCTTACCGTGTTTGCCGGCCGTTTCGAGGGTGATGGCTATCCCGGCTGTTGTCGCCGTCGACGCATTCGGCTTGTTAGGGCCATAAAGCTCTTTAGAATCGATACCGGCTGTCAATTGCGGATCAGGACGTACGCCCGCGATCGATACGCCTGCTTGTGCGCTGGTCACATTCTCGCGCTGACTTTGTAGATCGAGACTGTTCTGTTCCACCGCCTGCAGGTATTCGCGAAAGGTGACTTTGCGCGAAACGGATGCCGCAGCCATTGTCACCGTCGGAGCGGAAGGGATTGCCGTCCCTTCAGGCGGAGCAGTGTTTGCCGTCTCTGCCCATGCAGGCGCTGATGTCAATAGCATAAAAACGAGTGCGACACGGACTGCGTTAATTTTTTGAGTTTTGTAACGTCGCATTGATTTCTCCTTCTTATGGTGTGGCTGACCCGGCAGCGGCGTCGCTCTGAGAGCGCTTCCGGTCGGCGTTCTCATTCCATTGTTCTATCCCGAAATAGAGTGCCGGCAGCAGCAGCAAGGTCAGCGCGGTTGCGGTGACCAGGCCTCCGACCACAACGGTTGCGAGCGGTCGCTGAACATCGCTGCCCAGACCATGGGCCAGGGCGGCAGGGGTCAGACCCAGCGCCGCAACGGTTGCGGTCATCAGCACCGGGCGCAGTCGTTCGCGGGCGCCGTTCAGAACGGCGTCCTTCAGCGATATGCCTTCCTCGCTTTTCCGGCGGTTCAGGTTGGCAATCATGATGATGGCGTTCAGGACGGCCACACCGAACAAAGCGATAAAGCCGACCGCGCTCGAGACGTTCAACGTCATGCCTCGGAGGAACAATGCGATGAGGCCGCCCAGCGCAGCCAGCGGCACGGCGAGCAGGATCAGCGCCGGGTGGCGCAGGTTGCGGAATTCCCCGAACAGGAGCAGGAACATCAGCGCCAGCACCATCGGCAGGATCAAAGCCAGGCGGGCCTGAGCTCGCTGCTGGTTCTCGAACTGGCCGCCCCAGGTGATCTGGAAGCGGGAGTGGTCGAATTTGACGCCCGAGTCTATCTTCTTCTTCGCCTCGTCGAGGAACGACGCCAGGTCGCGGCCGCGCAGGTCCAGCCGCACGGTCAAGTGGCGCTTGCCCATTTCCCGTGTGATAGTACTTTCGCCGTCATCGAGCCGGATCGTAGCGACCTGCGCCAGAGGAATGCGCGCGCCGGTCATTGAAGTCAGAACCAGGTTTCCGATAGCCTCCGGATCGCTGCGCGTTTCGCTGGCAAAGCGCACGCCGATGTCATAGTGCCGCTCCTCGACAAAAAGCTGCGCGATCGGCTTTCCGCCAATGCCGGTGCCGATCAGGTCGGCAATGTCGGCCACGTTGATCCCGTAGCGGGCCGCAGCATTGCGATCGACCGTGATACGCACCTGGGGCAGAGGCGGCTCCTGATCGATGGCCACATCCTGCGCTCCGGGGACCGTCTTGAGCACCCGCACCACGTCGCTGGCAATGCGGCGCGACTCCTTGAAGTCGTTGCCGTAGACTTTCACTACGAGCTCGCTGTGGGCCCCCGCCACCTTGTCGAGGATCATGTCGGAGATCGGCTGCGTAAAGCCGACCTGAACGCCGGGGAGCTTTTTGAAACGCACGGACATCATCTCGATCAGCTCCTGCTTGGTCAACCCCGATTTCCAGGTGTTGTAGGGATACAGGCCGACGATCGCTTCAATATGGGAAGGCGTAAAGGGGTCCATGCCGTCGTCGGTGCGGCCGAGCTGGGTGACTATGTAGGAGACCTCATTGAACTCCCGCGTTGCCCTGCGCAGATCATTGGACATTTCCGATGCCTTCTCAAGGGATATGCCGGGCGGCAGCGTCACCTGCAGCCAGATCGATCCCTCATCGAGATAGGGCAGGAAATCCCGGCCGATCAGAGTTCCCAAAACAATGACCGCGACCAGAGTAATTGCGAACGCGGCAATGGCCTTCCTGGGCCGGTCCAGGATGCGGGACAGGAGCGCTTCATATCGCGGCGTCAGTTTTTCAAGCAGCGGGTTGTGAAAAACGCGGCGCGGCCTGTGATAGGCATGGTACGCCAACCCGGGAATCAGCATCAGCGCCACGGCCAGCGCGCCCAGAAGCGCAAAACCGACCGCATAGGCCATGGGCGAGAACAGCTTGTACTCGATCCGCTGAAAGGCGAACAACGGCAGGTAGGCGGTGATGATGACCAGCATACCGAAGAACATCGGCCGGGTAACCTGCAGCGCGGCAGTCATGACATCGCGAGCGGTGAGTGTGCGGCCTTCATCCTCTTCGCGTTTCCGCAGGATGTTTTCGAGCACGACGATGGCGCCGTCCACGAGGATGCCGAAATCGATGGCGCCCAGCGACAGCAGGTTCGCCGGGATATTGAAGTGATGCATGAAGATGAAGGAGGTCAAAAGCGACAGCGGAATCGTCACGGCAACGATCAGGGCCGCCCGCGGGCTGCCGAGAAAGAGCATCAGCACGAGGGTGACCAGAATCATTCCTTCGAGGAGCGTTTTGCCGACCGTAGTGACCGTGGTATGAACCAGGTTCGTGCGGTCGAGGTAGGGCACGACCTTGACATCCTTGGGCAGGATGTTCTCGTTCAGGTCGCAGACCGCCTCGTGAACGCCTTCCAGCACGCGCGAGGGGTTTTCGTTCTTCAACATCAACGTGATGCCCTCGATCGCGTCCGGGTTATCGTCCTTGCCCAGAACGCCGCGCCGTTCTTGATGACCGAGCTTGACCTCGCCGAGGTTCTTGATCAATACCGGCACCCCGTTCTTCTGGGTAACCACGATGTTGCCAAGGTCTTCCAGACCGTTGATCAGGCCCACGCCGCGCACTACGAAGCCCTGCTCTCCGCGATCCATAATGCTGCCGCCTGCATTGGAGTTGTTCGCGTTGATCGCCTGGGTAATCTGACCGAGCGAAATGGTATACTTGGTCAGCCTGGCCGGATCGAACTCAAGCAAAAACTGAGTTGTAAGGCCGCCGAAATTTGAGACGTCGACAACGCCGGAGGCCTGCTTTAAGCGGGGTATAACTTTCCAGAACTGAAGCTCAGACAATTCGCGCAGGTCGCGTGTCTTGGATTCGAGGGTGTAGCGGTAGATCTCACCGATCGGCGAAGTCATCGGGTCAAGGCCGGGCTGCGCGCCATAGGGCAGCGTGACGCCGCTGATCCGCTCCTGCAGGCGCTGGCGCGACCAGTAGTCTTCGACACCATCCTTGAATACGACGGTGATGAGCGACAGCCCGAAGGTGCTGTTCGAACGCATGACGTGCATGCCGGGGGTGCCCATGATTTCGCGCTCGAGCGGGATCGTGATCTGCTGCTCAACTTCCTCGGCCGCAAGGCCCGGGACCTGGGTGATGACCTGGGCGCTGACGTCGGAGATGTCGGGATAGGCCTCGACGGGGAGCTGCGTCCAGCTGTACCAGCCATAAAGCGCAGCAAAGACGAACACCAGCCCGACGATGCCGCGCCGGTTGAAGCAAAGATTGACGAGACGCTCAATCATTGAGAAGCACTCCCTCCCTTACCACGATGCGCTCACCGGCTTTCACCCCGGACACGATCTCGACAAGGTCGCCCATCTGTGCGCCGGTCTTGACGATACGCGGCTCGAATTGCCAGGAAGATGTTTCGACGAACACGCGGGTGTTGAAACCGCTCTGCACCAGCGCTGTCGCGGGAACGACGGCCGCGTGGTGGGCTTTGCCGCTGAAGGTGACATTTGCGAACATGCCTGGCCGGAACCGTCCGGCGGCATTGTCGATGGCAATGCGCGCCTTGACGGTGCGGGTATCCGGGTCGAGCACTTCGCCCACATAGTGCACCCTGCCTTTGATTGATTCCCCGTCGTACGCGTTGAAGGTGATCTTGGCGGCTTGTCCGACAAAGACGGATGCGAGGTCTTTTTCCTGAACGCTGGCGGTGAGCCACACCGTGGAGAGATTGGCCACCGTCATGATCGGGGCATTGGTATCATTCCAGAAGCCGCCCTGCGCTCCTGTCAGTTCGATCACGTGTCCTGCAATGGGTGAGCGTAGTGTGTACTGGCGTCCGTTCCCGTCACCCAGGGCGCCGCTCAACAGGGACAGTCGCGCCTTGGCCCGCTCCGACTCGCTGACCGCTTGGCTGTAGTCGCTCTCGGCCTGCTCCCTGTCCTTGCGGGCGGAGATTTCAGCTTTGGAAAGTTCCTGCTGACGCTCCAGATTCCGTTTTGCCATGCCCAGGGCGGCCTGGGCCTTGGCGGCATCGCTGTAGGCCTGGGCCATGTCGGCTGAATCAAGGGTGAAGAGCGCATCGCCGGCCTTTACCGCATCTCCGAGACGCTTATGCATTTGTACGATCCTTCCCGACAACGGCGGCACGACCTTGATCAGCTTGGCCGGGTCTACCTCAACCACCGCCGGCACCACGAGGGGGCGTTCGACCGACTGTTCCTCGACAGTGGCGAGCTGGAGCGACTTACGCAGCGGCGAGGCGTCTGGAACGCGAACTCGACCGTCCTCACGAACCAGTGGCGAGCTATCCTGGGATGCCGGGTCGGTCTGGCTGTTTTGGGATGTTCGCGCTTCACTGCTGCATCCCGCAATCCACATTACGGTGAGCGCGAGTACGATACCCTTCAGGGAAGACATCTTACCCATGTTATTGCTCCTTTCTCTATAGAGGCCCTTGATTGCTTCGGGCCGGCTTGTGACCACGATACTATTTATCGAAGGTCTCATAATGATACTGACATTCAATTTCATCAAGTGACCCAAAAAAGTCTCTTTCATTCACGTCATTTACGATTAACGGGAAACTACGCGATGGATCATTTCCGGCATGATTCCACTGAACGTTTCAACCGACAGAGGAGCTTCCAACTGCAAAAAGAGGATCTTGCGAGGAGGAAAGTGCAAGCAATCTTTTTCCGTGAGATTCTGATTATCCCTTCGGTCGATTGCCATGACAAGTCATTTCTCGTGCCTTGTATCTCACGCTACTTGCCTTTCTGCTGCTGGCACACCGCGCATAGGCCATAGATTTCCATTTTATGGCTCTGTACTTTGAACCGGTTTTCCCTCGCAACGTCGTGCTGCAGCGCTTCGATACTCTCGTTCTCAAATTCAATGATCTTGCCGCATCTGGTGCAAATCAGGTGGTCGTGATGAGTGTCCGTATCCTTATACTCAAAGCGAGAGAAGCCGTCCTCAAACCTACACTCCTCGGCAAGACCGGCTTCAGCCAGCAGCCTTAGAGTACGGTAAACCGTAGCATAGCCGATGCCGGGGTTTGATTTTTTCACACGGGCATATAGTTCATCGGCGCTCAGGTGCTGCCGTGCCTTTGCGAAAATATTAAATATCGTGTCGCGCTGGCTCGTGGATTTAAGCCCCTGGCCCGCAAGGTACTCAGATAATTTGTCAACGGCTGGTTTCATAATTGATATTGATAACCGTTTTCATTAATACCATTCTTGCCTGGCCGTGTCAAGAATATTTTATTATTTTTTTTGCTTCCGAGGGCGCATTTCGCTCAGCATGAATACATATTAGGGAAGAACCGACGGCGGGTTTGAAATTTCATTGCGCTGTGGTCAGCGTGCTGAAAAAGAGTATGCGGAAAGAAATTCTTTTTACAATCAAAGCGATTGTTGTCCTGGCAGTCCTCGTGCTGACGAGCAACGCCTTTGCCGAAGAACAAAAGGCGCTCAAGACCGAAAAGGACAAAGTGAATTACGGCATCGGCGTCACGGCTCAGGCGTTCCCTGCTTCTCCCGGGATGGATGACATTTTGTCCAGCTTCAGTTCTTCCGTGATCATGGCCGCCAGGTTCTCGAACGGAAAGGGCTTTGCAATGACCCGCCTGACGCCGAGCGCGTTCAAGCGCTCCCTGACGCTGGGCAGACAGTTTCCCGCCATCACATACACGGGGACCGATGGATGATCGCGCCTTGTTTTCTCGATGAAACGGAACCCATTGCTCACAGGCATGTCGAGGTCCGTAACGATCAGGTCAACGGCCGTATCTTTCAGGATCTCCCCGCCTTTTTCCCCGTTCAGGGCCGTCAGGACATTGCAGTCCTTCAAGCAGGCGCACAGCCCGAGCTGCAGGGCCTTCAGGATGTCATTGTTATCGTCAAGAATGAGGATATTTTTCATGTTCATTGCCTGCTTTCCATCACCCTGCCATTGGGCAATGGATAGAAGTACTACTACATAGTGCAATACTGATGCCTTAACGTTAGGCAATAGAGAGTTCTATTAAATCAATGTATTGGATAAAGCTGCTATACAAAAAACCTAAAAAAGCTATTTTGAACGGTCCATTTTAGTTTATGCAGGCAATTTTGTTTCAAAAGGATGAGACAGAAGACGGATTTAGAACAGGCGGCACGATGGTGAGAAGCAGAATGGACAGGATAAATCCTCAAAAAAGGAATTTCCTGAAGAAGTGATGAGGCTTCCGCAGCAAAGGACAGAGGCCAATAGCCTATTTGTACATGATGTGATACTCCCGGATCTTTCTCTTGAGCGTCGAGAGGGATATTGCGAGCGCCTTCGCGGTCTGCGTGAGGTTGCCCGAGAGCCGGGAGAGGGCCGCACGGATGATCTCCTTTTCCCATTCATCGAGGGTCTTGATGTCCATGCCCTGCAGATCGGGCGATGAACCATCGGCCTGATTTCCCGCCGGCCTTTCCAGCAGGTGCGACGGTTCCAGAACGGTCCCTTTCTGGGTAAGCGACGCCCGTTCGAGCACATTCCTGAGTTCACGCACGTTG encodes:
- a CDS encoding TolC family protein, translated to MRRYKTQKINAVRVALVFMLLTSAPAWAETANTAPPEGTAIPSAPTVTMAAASVSRKVTFREYLQAVEQNSLDLQSQRENVTSAQAGVSIAGVRPDPQLTAGIDSKELYGPNKPNASTATTAGIAITLETAGKHGKRIRAAESNVKLTEANVGDFMRQLDLDSASAFVEACRTQEALARKQSSLQSFQAVVHANETRFKVGDIGMLELRQSRVEADRFAADVTSAGADASAALINLSGLLGKRFDAVFPEGAVDCELKKEPFRFELDDLIRQALENRNDVRVAKAAVENAQANLDLTRANRWIDPVVNVGLINTPRVNPVYDGAGAVTNSPAERSQTLGLTVTIPIPFSRLQRGELIQAGTASRQARLQLDSILLKADTDVRATYTQYEAAAKNVASYSEHVLSDADNVLDGKRTGYRLGAASLLDLLEAQRTADDVYLSYLQSLADLANATVRLQLSAGMRPAL
- a CDS encoding CusA/CzcA family heavy metal efflux RND transporter — encoded protein: MIERLVNLCFNRRGIVGLVFVFAALYGWYSWTQLPVEAYPDISDVSAQVITQVPGLAAEEVEQQITIPLEREIMGTPGMHVMRSNSTFGLSLITVVFKDGVEDYWSRQRLQERISGVTLPYGAQPGLDPMTSPIGEIYRYTLESKTRDLRELSELQFWKVIPRLKQASGVVDVSNFGGLTTQFLLEFDPARLTKYTISLGQITQAINANNSNAGGSIMDRGEQGFVVRGVGLINGLEDLGNIVVTQKNGVPVLIKNLGEVKLGHQERRGVLGKDDNPDAIEGITLMLKNENPSRVLEGVHEAVCDLNENILPKDVKVVPYLDRTNLVHTTVTTVGKTLLEGMILVTLVLMLFLGSPRAALIVAVTIPLSLLTSFIFMHHFNIPANLLSLGAIDFGILVDGAIVVLENILRKREEDEGRTLTARDVMTAALQVTRPMFFGMLVIITAYLPLFAFQRIEYKLFSPMAYAVGFALLGALAVALMLIPGLAYHAYHRPRRVFHNPLLEKLTPRYEALLSRILDRPRKAIAAFAITLVAVIVLGTLIGRDFLPYLDEGSIWLQVTLPPGISLEKASEMSNDLRRATREFNEVSYIVTQLGRTDDGMDPFTPSHIEAIVGLYPYNTWKSGLTKQELIEMMSVRFKKLPGVQVGFTQPISDMILDKVAGAHSELVVKVYGNDFKESRRIASDVVRVLKTVPGAQDVAIDQEPPLPQVRITVDRNAAARYGINVADIADLIGTGIGGKPIAQLFVEERHYDIGVRFASETRSDPEAIGNLVLTSMTGARIPLAQVATIRLDDGESTITREMGKRHLTVRLDLRGRDLASFLDEAKKKIDSGVKFDHSRFQITWGGQFENQQRAQARLALILPMVLALMFLLLFGEFRNLRHPALILLAVPLAALGGLIALFLRGMTLNVSSAVGFIALFGVAVLNAIIMIANLNRRKSEEGISLKDAVLNGARERLRPVLMTATVAALGLTPAALAHGLGSDVQRPLATVVVGGLVTATALTLLLLPALYFGIEQWNENADRKRSQSDAAAGSATP
- a CDS encoding efflux RND transporter periplasmic adaptor subunit, which translates into the protein MGKMSSLKGIVLALTVMWIAGCSSEARTSQNSQTDPASQDSSPLVREDGRVRVPDASPLRKSLQLATVEEQSVERPLVVPAVVEVDPAKLIKVVPPLSGRIVQMHKRLGDAVKAGDALFTLDSADMAQAYSDAAKAQAALGMAKRNLERQQELSKAEISARKDREQAESDYSQAVSESERAKARLSLLSGALGDGNGRQYTLRSPIAGHVIELTGAQGGFWNDTNAPIMTVANLSTVWLTASVQEKDLASVFVGQAAKITFNAYDGESIKGRVHYVGEVLDPDTRTVKARIAIDNAAGRFRPGMFANVTFSGKAHHAAVVPATALVQSGFNTRVFVETSSWQFEPRIVKTGAQMGDLVEIVSGVKAGERIVVREGVLLND
- a CDS encoding transcriptional repressor, whose amino-acid sequence is MKPAVDKLSEYLAGQGLKSTSQRDTIFNIFAKARQHLSADELYARVKKSNPGIGYATVYRTLRLLAEAGLAEECRFEDGFSRFEYKDTDTHHDHLICTRCGKIIEFENESIEALQHDVARENRFKVQSHKMEIYGLCAVCQQQKGK
- a CDS encoding response regulator yields the protein MKNILILDDNNDILKALQLGLCACLKDCNVLTALNGEKGGEILKDTAVDLIVTDLDMPVSNGFRFIEKTRRDHPSVPVYVMAGNCLPSVRERLNALGVRRVIAKPFPFENLAAMITEELKLDKMSSIPGEAGNA